One uncultured Gellertiella sp. genomic window carries:
- a CDS encoding MarC family protein gives MSSMETLLNAFTTLLVTLDPPGMAPIFLGLTVGMTRDQRKQVALRGSTIAFCILAVFALFGAKVLGTLGISIGAFRVAGGLLLFWIAFEMIFEKRQERKEKTSEVAISKDHIHHVAVFPLALPLIAGPGAISATILISGAMSGTFERLQFLGVIAVSIGLLFCVMLIADRFAKLLGVTGRAIMTRLLGVILAALAAQFVIDGVKSAFHMIG, from the coding sequence ATATCATCCATGGAAACGCTGCTGAATGCCTTCACCACCCTGCTGGTGACGCTCGATCCGCCGGGCATGGCACCGATTTTCCTCGGACTGACTGTCGGCATGACCCGCGACCAGCGCAAGCAGGTGGCGCTGCGCGGCAGCACCATCGCCTTCTGCATTCTCGCCGTCTTTGCCCTGTTCGGGGCCAAGGTGCTGGGCACGCTGGGCATTTCCATCGGTGCCTTCCGGGTGGCGGGCGGCTTGCTGCTGTTCTGGATCGCCTTTGAAATGATTTTCGAAAAGCGCCAGGAGCGCAAGGAAAAGACCTCGGAAGTGGCGATCAGCAAGGATCACATCCACCATGTCGCGGTCTTCCCCCTCGCCCTGCCGCTGATTGCCGGCCCCGGCGCGATTTCCGCCACCATCCTGATTTCGGGCGCGATGTCCGGCACATTCGAGCGCCTGCAGTTCCTCGGGGTGATTGCCGTGTCGATTGGCCTGCTGTTCTGCGTGATGCTGATTGCCGACCGCTTCGCCAAGCTGCTGGGCGTTACCGGACGGGCGATCATGACCCGCCTGCTCGGCGTCATTCTCGCCGCCCTTGCCGCCCAGTTCGTCATCGACGGCGTCAAGTCAGCCTTTCACATGATAGGCTGA
- a CDS encoding DUF1272 domain-containing protein, translating into MLALRPNCECCDRDLPPDSGDALICSFECTWCRSCAAGPLSGRCPNCGGNLIDRPIRPAELLVKYPASPERVLSSLPQCVEIRQQRHTA; encoded by the coding sequence ATGCTGGCACTCAGACCCAATTGCGAATGCTGTGACCGGGATCTTCCACCCGACAGTGGCGATGCGCTGATCTGTTCCTTCGAATGTACCTGGTGCCGGAGCTGCGCTGCCGGTCCGTTGTCCGGTCGCTGCCCGAATTGCGGCGGCAATCTGATTGACCGGCCCATCCGCCCGGCGGAACTTCTGGTGAAATATCCGGCATCGCCCGAGCGGGTGCTGTCGAGCCTGCCGCAATGCGTCGAGATCCGGCAGCAGCGCCATACGGCTTGA